In Thermus caldifontis, one genomic interval encodes:
- a CDS encoding respiratory chain complex I subunit 1 family protein, whose translation MTALLALLLAPLFSGTVKWLKARLTHRQGPSPLMEYRNLAKLWRKVWVVPHPTTPLFLLGPIMALLGTLGALALLPILPGLSFKGDFLLALYLLGLGRFLQMLAALDAGSSFGAQGSYREGVVTVLAEPGTLMALAGAVLLGEGFSLSGLPQLGVENSLVLLLALASLALALLAEGARMPVDDPTTHLELTMIHEAQLLDHSGPLLALYELAGSLKMLFYAGLMALLLPGPKPLVFLGVVGAWAVVLAYLETYGVKLRYLRLPDFLSYNTLFGVLALLGAIWRF comes from the coding sequence GTGACGGCGCTCTTGGCCCTCCTTTTGGCTCCCCTCTTTTCGGGAACCGTCAAGTGGCTCAAGGCCAGGCTTACCCATCGGCAGGGGCCAAGCCCCCTCATGGAGTACCGGAATCTGGCCAAGCTCTGGCGCAAGGTCTGGGTAGTGCCCCACCCCACCACCCCCCTATTCCTTCTCGGCCCCATCATGGCCCTACTGGGTACCCTTGGGGCCTTGGCCTTGTTGCCCATCCTCCCTGGACTGTCCTTCAAGGGGGATTTTCTCCTCGCCCTCTACCTGCTGGGCTTGGGCCGCTTTTTGCAAATGCTGGCGGCTTTGGATGCGGGTAGCAGTTTTGGGGCCCAGGGAAGTTACCGGGAGGGTGTGGTCACGGTGTTGGCGGAACCGGGAACGCTTATGGCCTTGGCGGGGGCGGTGCTTCTGGGGGAGGGGTTTTCCTTAAGCGGCCTGCCCCAGCTTGGGGTGGAGAATAGCTTGGTGTTGCTGCTGGCCCTGGCCTCGCTGGCCCTGGCCCTTCTGGCCGAGGGGGCCAGGATGCCGGTGGACGACCCCACCACGCACCTGGAGCTCACCATGATCCACGAGGCGCAGCTCCTGGACCATAGCGGGCCTCTTTTGGCCTTGTACGAGCTTGCTGGCTCGCTTAAGATGCTCTTTTACGCGGGGTTGATGGCCTTGTTGTTGCCGGGGCCGAAACCCCTGGTCTTCCTGGGGGTGGTGGGGGCCTGGGCCGTGGTGCTGGCCTACCTGGAGACCTACGGGGTGAAGCTTCGCTACCTCAGGCTTCCTGACTTTCTCTCGTACAACACCCTTTTTGGGGTGCTGGCGCTTTTGGGGGCGATATGGCGCTTCTAA
- a CDS encoding proton-conducting transporter transmembrane domain-containing protein produces the protein MLYLLVFLPLMVFLARRETTLLVRLSVLVPFLGLLLAPFLLGAAAGPFRLDGVGLFYLLLTDLIYGLVALFARGYFSREEAWRFYWAGALFLASAHGAYLAHNLGVLWIFVEGSTLASALLVYHKGGARALEATWKYLMLGSVGIAMGLIGVILVYALVGGATLDWGEVRSLVGEANPEGLKVAFALLLVGFGTKVGLFPLQAWLPDAHAEAPGPASALLSGTLLNVAFYALLRYTALMQVAGLFPFASGLLLAFGLLSLLFGALFLFGQKEYKRLLAYSSMEHMGLGVFALGLGLPWLALLHTLAHSLSKTLAFLGASGILALSHAKEVGRVGGLVLHTPALGVPFILSLAALGGLPPFPLFFAEFKAVEVAMKSPWLGVLYLVGLGLAFAGLLYPMAQMGFGQGKPLRGRGLDLWLLWVLLLLLLLLGVFPPVGVFKALEVVLWRP, from the coding sequence GTGCTGTATCTTCTGGTCTTCTTGCCCTTGATGGTCTTTTTGGCCCGCAGGGAAACCACCTTGCTGGTGCGGCTTTCCGTTTTGGTACCCTTCCTGGGCTTGCTCCTTGCCCCTTTCCTCTTGGGTGCGGCGGCGGGCCCTTTCCGATTGGATGGGGTGGGGCTCTTTTACCTCCTCCTGACGGACCTCATCTACGGGTTGGTGGCCCTGTTTGCCCGGGGCTACTTTTCCCGGGAGGAGGCTTGGCGGTTCTATTGGGCGGGTGCCCTTTTCCTGGCCTCGGCCCACGGGGCGTACCTGGCCCACAACCTAGGGGTGCTTTGGATCTTCGTGGAGGGGAGCACCCTGGCCTCGGCCCTTCTGGTCTACCACAAGGGCGGGGCAAGGGCCCTGGAAGCCACCTGGAAGTACCTCATGCTGGGGAGCGTGGGCATCGCCATGGGGCTCATCGGGGTCATCCTGGTGTACGCCTTGGTGGGCGGGGCCACCTTGGACTGGGGGGAGGTCCGGTCCTTGGTGGGGGAGGCCAATCCCGAGGGGCTTAAGGTGGCCTTTGCCCTCCTCTTGGTGGGCTTCGGTACCAAGGTGGGGCTTTTTCCCCTCCAGGCCTGGCTCCCCGATGCCCATGCCGAGGCCCCGGGGCCGGCCTCCGCCCTCCTCTCGGGAACCCTTCTCAACGTGGCCTTTTACGCCCTTTTGCGCTACACCGCCCTTATGCAGGTGGCGGGGCTTTTCCCTTTTGCCTCCGGGCTTCTTTTGGCCTTTGGCCTTTTGAGCCTGCTGTTTGGGGCCTTGTTTCTCTTTGGGCAGAAGGAGTACAAGAGGCTTCTCGCCTATTCCAGCATGGAACACATGGGCCTTGGTGTTTTTGCTTTGGGCCTGGGTCTTCCCTGGCTTGCCCTTCTCCACACCCTGGCCCACTCCTTGAGCAAGACCTTGGCGTTTTTGGGAGCCAGTGGGATTCTGGCCCTGAGCCATGCCAAGGAGGTAGGGCGGGTAGGAGGCCTGGTCCTCCATACCCCTGCCTTGGGTGTGCCCTTTATCCTTTCCCTGGCGGCCTTGGGGGGGCTTCCTCCCTTTCCCCTGTTTTTCGCCGAGTTCAAGGCGGTGGAGGTGGCCATGAAATCGCCCTGGCTGGGGGTTCTCTACCTGGTGGGGCTGGGGCTGGCCTTTGCTGGCCTCTTATACCCCATGGCCCAGATGGGTTTTGGTCAGGGAAAACCCTTAAGGGGAAGGGGGCTGGACCTTTGGTTGCTATGGGTTTTGCTTCTCCTGCTCCTTCTTCTTGGGGTCTTTCCCCCGGTGGGGGTGTTTAAGGCGCTGGAGGTGGTGTTGTGGAGGCCGTGA
- a CDS encoding hydrogenase large subunit: protein MEAVKEALQEGRPVAYFPYGEGALLLVERRRSLEAFSLGQGRRLPSLAGEFPSLDWFERTLWERGLELVGHPGLRPLRRHDLPYAFREFPHLHEVPVGPVHAGIIEPGHFRFSVLGERILNLEIRLGYQHRGLLRIMLGKGPEAALLLAERAGGEPVAHALAFAEACERALGIEAPPRAQYLRRAALELERAFGHLGHLAGLFTDIGYAYGATQVGRIRALLQGEVDRLTGHRYGRNFIRVGGVWREGGPDLEALSRYQKELDWLLPRLLKHPQVLDRMRYVGVVRRVEALALGFVGPTARASGVERDLRQDDALYPAFVPAVRQGGDVLSRAQVYAEEALQALEYAQRFLRQRAEGPLAVEAEAGDGEGMARVEAGRGEVFWFVRLEEGRVAQAEGVDPSFKNWRALELAVRGEGLPDFPLCNKSFDLSYAGNDL from the coding sequence GTGGAGGCCGTGAAGGAGGCCCTGCAGGAGGGTAGGCCCGTGGCCTATTTCCCCTACGGCGAGGGGGCGCTTTTGCTGGTGGAGCGCAGGCGGAGCCTCGAGGCCTTTTCCCTGGGCCAGGGGAGGCGTTTACCCAGTCTGGCCGGGGAGTTTCCCTCCCTGGATTGGTTTGAGCGGACCCTTTGGGAAAGGGGATTGGAGCTTGTGGGGCATCCCGGGCTAAGACCTTTAAGGCGGCACGACCTTCCCTATGCCTTCCGGGAGTTTCCCCACCTGCACGAGGTGCCGGTGGGGCCGGTGCATGCGGGGATCATTGAGCCCGGCCACTTCCGCTTTAGCGTTCTTGGGGAGCGAATCCTTAACCTGGAGATCCGCCTGGGCTACCAGCACCGGGGCCTCCTCCGGATCATGCTGGGCAAGGGTCCAGAGGCGGCCCTGCTCCTGGCGGAACGGGCGGGGGGTGAGCCCGTGGCCCACGCCCTGGCCTTTGCGGAGGCTTGCGAGAGGGCCCTGGGAATAGAGGCTCCTCCCCGCGCGCAGTACCTGCGTCGGGCGGCCTTGGAGCTGGAGCGGGCCTTTGGCCACCTGGGCCACCTGGCGGGCCTTTTCACCGATATCGGCTACGCCTACGGCGCCACCCAGGTGGGTCGGATACGGGCCCTTCTGCAAGGGGAGGTGGACCGCCTCACGGGCCACCGCTATGGCCGCAACTTCATCCGGGTGGGAGGGGTGTGGCGGGAAGGCGGGCCGGACCTCGAGGCCCTATCGCGGTACCAAAAGGAGCTGGATTGGCTTTTGCCCCGGCTTCTTAAGCACCCCCAGGTGCTGGATCGCATGCGCTACGTGGGGGTGGTGCGGCGGGTGGAGGCGTTGGCCTTGGGCTTCGTGGGGCCCACGGCCCGGGCGAGTGGGGTGGAGCGGGACCTAAGGCAGGACGATGCCCTTTACCCTGCCTTTGTCCCTGCGGTGCGCCAGGGAGGGGATGTCCTTTCCCGGGCCCAGGTGTATGCGGAGGAAGCCCTCCAGGCGTTGGAGTATGCCCAGCGCTTCCTACGCCAACGGGCTGAAGGGCCTCTGGCGGTGGAGGCGGAAGCGGGGGACGGGGAGGGCATGGCCCGGGTGGAGGCGGGCCGGGGGGAGGTGTTCTGGTTCGTCCGGCTGGAGGAGGGCAGGGTAGCCCAGGCGGAGGGGGTGGACCCCAGTTTCAAGAACTGGCGGGCCCTGGAGCTGGCGGTGCGGGGGGAAGGCCTGCCGGACTTCCCTCTCTGTAACAAGTCCTTTGACCTTTCCTATGCGGGAAACGACCTGTAG
- a CDS encoding NADH-quinone oxidoreductase subunit B, with the protein MSLLRTLRIGVLARALEEILKVPSHAFGYPLLQPKGLSQKAREGLVKVCPSGAFVEEEGIFSLDLARCVGCGRCALAYPEAVGEMKTLEVAVVRREDLVQRVDLAAQAFLDPGPPPPPRPELRLPTLAFREVSAGDTGLSDSEIALLGNPFNDMGRFGFQVVASPRHADALLVTGPVSRNMAEALERTYQAMPEPKGVVAVGNEAIAGGVFAESQEVWAGVDKVVPVDVYVPGDPPRPGAILHGLLLLTGRVVQRLVGGVVR; encoded by the coding sequence ATGAGCCTTTTGCGCACGCTCAGGATAGGGGTTTTGGCTCGGGCCCTGGAGGAGATTCTAAAGGTGCCCTCGCATGCCTTTGGCTATCCTCTTTTGCAACCCAAGGGGCTTTCCCAGAAAGCCCGGGAGGGCCTGGTGAAGGTGTGCCCCAGCGGGGCCTTCGTTGAAGAAGAAGGGATTTTCAGCCTGGACTTAGCCCGCTGCGTGGGGTGTGGGCGGTGCGCCCTGGCCTACCCCGAGGCCGTGGGGGAGATGAAGACCCTGGAGGTGGCCGTGGTTCGCCGGGAAGACCTGGTACAACGGGTGGACCTGGCGGCCCAAGCCTTCCTGGACCCTGGGCCACCCCCGCCACCCCGGCCCGAGCTGCGCCTCCCCACCCTGGCCTTCCGCGAGGTGAGCGCCGGGGATACAGGGCTCAGCGATTCCGAGATCGCCCTTTTGGGGAACCCCTTTAACGACATGGGCCGGTTTGGCTTCCAGGTGGTGGCCTCGCCCCGCCACGCCGATGCCCTTTTGGTCACCGGCCCCGTGAGCCGGAACATGGCCGAGGCCCTAGAGCGCACCTACCAGGCCATGCCGGAGCCCAAAGGGGTGGTGGCTGTGGGCAACGAGGCCATAGCCGGCGGGGTTTTCGCGGAAAGCCAGGAGGTGTGGGCAGGGGTGGATAAGGTGGTTCCCGTGGATGTCTACGTGCCCGGGGACCCACCCAGGCCCGGGGCCATTCTCCATGGCCTCTTACTCCTCACGGGGCGGGTGGTCCAGCGCCTGGTAGGGGGCGTGGTACGCTAA
- a CDS encoding pyridoxal-phosphate-dependent aminotransferase family protein, with protein sequence MEWLLTPGPVRLHPKALEALARPQLHHRTEPAREVFLKARDLLKEAFQTQGEVLVLTGSGTLAMEALVHNLFSPGERVLVPVYGKFSERFAEIAERAGLEVDRWELPYGEVPSPEGVARPGYRGLLLVHSETSTGALVDLPALARAFKEANPEGLVGADMVTSLLVREVALEAWGVDAAVSGSQKGLMCPPGLGFVALSPRALEALRPRGYYYDLSRELKAQGEGESAWTPAINLVGAVAAVLLEVLPRLPEHLALKAWQNDLLYRVGAELGLRPVPKVASPAVAAFYLPEGIPYRAVKEAFAQKGAVIAGGQGPLKGKIFRLSLMGHYHRYEAFGVAALFKEAFADILPAS encoded by the coding sequence ATGGAGTGGCTCCTCACCCCTGGACCCGTTCGGCTTCACCCTAAGGCCCTCGAGGCGTTGGCCCGCCCCCAGCTCCACCACCGCACGGAGCCGGCCCGGGAAGTTTTCCTTAAGGCCAGGGACCTTCTCAAGGAGGCTTTCCAGACCCAAGGGGAGGTTCTGGTCCTAACGGGAAGCGGCACCTTGGCCATGGAGGCCTTGGTGCACAACCTTTTCTCCCCCGGGGAAAGGGTCTTGGTGCCGGTGTACGGGAAGTTTTCCGAGCGCTTTGCCGAGATTGCCGAAAGGGCGGGGCTCGAGGTGGACCGCTGGGAACTTCCCTACGGGGAGGTGCCAAGCCCGGAAGGGGTGGCCAGGCCGGGCTACCGGGGGTTGCTCCTGGTCCACTCGGAGACCTCCACCGGGGCCCTGGTGGACCTGCCCGCCCTGGCAAGGGCCTTTAAGGAGGCCAACCCCGAGGGTCTGGTGGGGGCGGATATGGTGACAAGCCTCCTGGTGCGGGAGGTGGCCCTGGAGGCCTGGGGGGTGGACGCCGCCGTTTCCGGAAGCCAGAAGGGCCTCATGTGCCCCCCCGGCTTGGGTTTCGTGGCCTTAAGCCCTAGGGCTCTGGAGGCCCTTCGCCCCCGAGGGTACTACTACGACCTGTCCCGGGAGCTAAAGGCCCAGGGGGAAGGGGAGAGCGCCTGGACCCCAGCCATCAACCTGGTGGGGGCGGTGGCGGCGGTGCTTTTGGAGGTGTTGCCCAGGCTTCCGGAACACCTGGCCCTCAAGGCCTGGCAGAACGATCTTCTCTACCGGGTTGGGGCGGAGCTGGGGTTGAGGCCTGTGCCCAAGGTGGCAAGCCCGGCGGTGGCGGCCTTTTACCTGCCGGAAGGCATTCCCTACCGGGCGGTGAAGGAGGCCTTTGCCCAAAAGGGGGCGGTGATCGCTGGAGGGCAAGGGCCTTTGAAGGGGAAGATTTTCCGCCTCTCCCTGATGGGCCACTACCATCGCTACGAGGCCTTTGGCGTGGCGGCCCTCTTCAAAGAGGCTTTTGCCGATATTCTTCCAGCCTCTTGA
- a CDS encoding TIGR01440 family protein: MEGIRKAAERATLELLELFPMPQGSLFVLGGSTSEVLGEKVGTRPSLEVAEAILEGLLPPLLERGVWVAVQGCEHLNRALVVEREAAQAYGLEEVTVFPHPKAGGSLATAAFLRFKDPVMVESLKGQAHGGMDIGGVLIGMHLRPVAVPLRLSLRKIGEALLIAAKTRPKLVGGARAVYSREEMLKRLEEYRQKPL; this comes from the coding sequence ATGGAAGGTATCCGCAAGGCAGCGGAAAGGGCCACCCTGGAGCTTCTGGAGCTTTTCCCCATGCCCCAAGGGAGCCTTTTTGTCCTGGGAGGATCCACCAGCGAGGTCCTGGGGGAAAAGGTGGGGACAAGGCCCAGCCTCGAGGTGGCCGAGGCCATCTTGGAGGGGCTCCTTCCTCCCCTTCTGGAACGGGGAGTGTGGGTGGCCGTCCAGGGGTGCGAGCACCTCAACCGGGCCCTGGTGGTGGAAAGGGAAGCCGCCCAGGCCTATGGTTTGGAGGAGGTCACCGTCTTCCCCCACCCCAAGGCGGGAGGAAGCCTCGCCACAGCCGCCTTCCTTCGCTTCAAAGACCCCGTAATGGTGGAATCCTTAAAGGGCCAAGCCCATGGGGGGATGGATATCGGGGGCGTCCTCATCGGCATGCACCTTCGCCCTGTGGCCGTACCCCTTAGGCTCTCCCTGCGGAAAATCGGGGAGGCCCTGCTGATCGCCGCCAAGACCCGGCCCAAGCTGGTGGGTGGAGCCCGGGCGGTCTACTCCCGGGAGGAGATGCTCAAGAGGCTGGAAGAATATCGGCAAAAGCCTCTTTGA
- the mqnP gene encoding menaquinone biosynthesis prenyltransferase MqnP: MTRLRLYLDLIRFEHTLFALPFAYGGMLLAAGGWPGSRTFLLVTLAMVGARTMAMALNRLIDWRMDALNPRTQNRHLPKGLVKPWETLALAGAGLALLVYAGLSLNPLTARLLPLAVFFLTVYSYTKRFTWLCHYVLGLTIGAAAAGGWIAVTGSFHPTAYWLWAGVGLWIAGFDILYATQDFSFDRSYGVKSIPARFGIPMALGVARTTHLLAWLSLLLAGLSYGAGPFFYLGLLLVGALLVYEHRLVTPEDLSRVEVAFFQANVGVSLGMFLFVVLDLVF, translated from the coding sequence ATGACCAGGCTACGGCTCTACCTGGACCTAATCCGCTTCGAGCACACCCTTTTCGCCCTTCCCTTTGCCTACGGAGGGATGCTCCTGGCGGCCGGGGGCTGGCCCGGATCTCGCACCTTCCTCCTGGTCACCCTGGCCATGGTGGGGGCCAGGACCATGGCCATGGCCCTGAACCGCCTTATAGATTGGCGCATGGATGCGCTAAACCCCCGCACCCAAAACCGGCACCTGCCCAAGGGGCTGGTTAAACCCTGGGAAACCCTGGCCCTGGCCGGAGCGGGGCTTGCCCTATTGGTCTATGCGGGGCTTTCCCTAAACCCCCTTACCGCCAGGCTCCTTCCGCTGGCGGTCTTCTTTCTTACGGTCTACAGCTACACCAAGCGCTTCACCTGGCTTTGCCACTATGTATTGGGGCTCACCATCGGGGCTGCTGCGGCAGGGGGTTGGATCGCCGTTACGGGAAGCTTCCACCCCACCGCCTACTGGCTTTGGGCGGGGGTGGGGCTTTGGATTGCGGGGTTTGACATCCTTTATGCCACCCAGGACTTTAGCTTTGATCGCTCCTATGGGGTGAAGAGCATCCCCGCCCGCTTCGGCATCCCCATGGCCCTAGGCGTGGCCCGCACCACCCACCTCTTGGCCTGGCTTTCCCTTCTCTTAGCCGGGCTCAGCTATGGCGCCGGGCCCTTTTTCTACTTGGGCCTTCTCCTGGTGGGAGCGCTCTTGGTCTACGAGCACCGCCTGGTGACCCCCGAGGACCTGAGCCGAGTAGAGGTGGCCTTCTTCCAGGCCAACGTGGGGGTGAGCCTAGGGATGTTCCTCTTCGTGGTCCTGGACCTAGTGTTTTAG
- the panD gene encoding aspartate 1-decarboxylase, with the protein MFHAKIHRATVTHADLHYVGSVTVDQDLLDAAGILPYEQVDIYDITNGARLTTYALPGERGSGVVQVNGAAAHLVRPGDLVILVAYGIFEEEEARNLKPTVVLVDEGNRILEVRQG; encoded by the coding sequence ATGTTCCACGCCAAGATCCATAGGGCCACGGTGACCCATGCCGACCTTCACTACGTGGGTTCGGTGACCGTGGACCAGGACCTCTTGGATGCCGCCGGCATCCTGCCCTACGAGCAAGTGGATATCTACGACATCACCAATGGAGCCCGGCTCACCACCTACGCCCTTCCCGGGGAGAGGGGTTCGGGGGTGGTGCAGGTGAACGGGGCCGCCGCCCACCTGGTGCGCCCGGGGGACTTGGTGATCCTGGTGGCCTACGGGATCTTTGAGGAGGAGGAGGCCCGAAACCTTAAGCCCACCGTGGTTTTGGTGGACGAGGGAAACAGGATCCTCGAGGTGCGCCAAGGATGA
- a CDS encoding Rqc2 family fibronectin-binding protein, whose protein sequence is MEGLLIHAFLRELTKELPAPNLGLAFPDEGSLALLLKGATGRIFNLVLRYRPPSPSLALEEGTLMGEPKTAFQRQLQARVKGPLLEAMQLKLDRVVFFRFAGEKGFVDTPPSTLVLEATGRNANLLLLDEGGLILGVDRPITKEVNRYRELRPGLPYMPPPPYEKLDPRTLTLEDLHILLGKPLKEVVRHVDGIGLELMRELAKRAGLTPETPLDEEALARVYQALKDLLEHPHLGTTLSQELRERWREEEKEALRKPLLEALRREERTLRARLLDQERALERLGEAEGLRRQADLLLARLKEVPKGAERVTLEDFEGRPVEIPLDPALSPQENAQRLYERARRLEELAERALTLIPKLEAQLQALEEEARRVERAELAELLALSRHPKGQKGPRLGLRYTSPSGFLVLVGRNAKENDLLTRTAHSEDLWFHAQGVPGSHVILKAEGKSPPLEDLLFAARLAAYHSKARGESQVPVDYTRKKHVWRPRKAAPGQVLYTHAKTLFVEGSLPQEALEG, encoded by the coding sequence ATGGAAGGCCTCCTGATCCACGCCTTTTTGCGGGAGCTGACCAAGGAGCTCCCGGCCCCTAACCTGGGCCTGGCCTTCCCTGATGAGGGCAGCCTGGCCCTTCTTCTCAAGGGGGCCACGGGCCGCATCTTCAACCTGGTTCTCCGCTACCGCCCTCCCTCCCCCAGCCTAGCCCTGGAGGAAGGCACCCTTATGGGCGAGCCCAAAACCGCCTTCCAAAGGCAGCTCCAGGCCCGGGTAAAGGGACCCTTGCTGGAAGCTATGCAACTCAAGCTGGACCGGGTGGTGTTTTTCCGCTTTGCTGGGGAAAAGGGGTTTGTGGACACCCCGCCCTCCACCCTGGTCCTCGAGGCCACGGGACGGAACGCCAACCTCCTCCTCCTGGACGAAGGAGGCCTGATCCTCGGGGTTGACCGGCCCATCACCAAGGAGGTGAACCGCTACCGGGAACTCCGCCCAGGCCTTCCCTACATGCCCCCACCCCCCTACGAGAAGCTGGACCCCCGCACCCTTACCCTAGAAGACCTCCACATCCTCCTTGGGAAACCCTTGAAGGAGGTGGTGCGCCATGTGGACGGGATAGGCCTGGAACTCATGCGAGAGCTGGCCAAAAGAGCGGGCCTCACCCCGGAAACCCCCTTGGATGAGGAGGCCCTGGCCCGGGTATACCAGGCCCTCAAGGATTTGCTGGAACACCCCCACCTGGGCACCACCCTTTCCCAGGAGCTTCGGGAAAGGTGGCGGGAAGAGGAGAAAGAGGCCTTGAGGAAGCCCCTCCTCGAGGCCCTTAGAAGGGAGGAGAGGACCCTCCGCGCCCGGCTTCTTGACCAGGAAAGGGCCTTGGAAAGGCTAGGGGAAGCGGAAGGCCTGCGCCGGCAGGCCGACCTCCTCCTGGCCCGGCTTAAAGAGGTGCCCAAGGGAGCGGAAAGGGTGACTCTGGAGGATTTTGAGGGAAGGCCGGTGGAAATCCCCCTAGACCCCGCCCTCTCCCCCCAGGAGAACGCCCAGAGGCTCTACGAAAGGGCGCGGCGCCTCGAGGAGCTGGCGGAACGGGCCCTCACCCTGATCCCTAAGCTGGAGGCCCAGCTCCAGGCCCTTGAGGAGGAGGCCCGGCGGGTGGAAAGGGCGGAACTTGCGGAACTCCTAGCCCTCTCCCGTCACCCCAAGGGGCAAAAGGGACCCAGGCTGGGCCTCCGCTATACCTCCCCTTCCGGATTCCTAGTCCTGGTGGGCAGGAACGCCAAGGAAAACGACCTCCTCACCCGCACCGCTCACTCCGAGGACCTCTGGTTCCATGCCCAAGGGGTGCCGGGAAGCCACGTGATCCTCAAGGCGGAAGGGAAAAGCCCGCCCCTGGAAGACCTCCTCTTCGCCGCCAGGCTGGCCGCCTACCACTCCAAGGCCCGGGGAGAAAGCCAGGTTCCCGTGGACTACACCCGCAAAAAACACGTCTGGCGACCGCGCAAGGCCGCTCCAGGCCAGGTTCTCTACACCCACGCCAAGACCCTCTTCGTGGAGGGGTCGCTTCCCCAAGAGGCCCTCGAGGGGTAG
- a CDS encoding tRNA (adenine-N1)-methyltransferase, whose product MEGELFLLKDGKGRAFLIRLKEGGVFHHHRGTVPHEAIAQAGPGGRVYTHLGEALSVHRPTLEEYLLYMRRSATPTYPKDASAMVTLLDLAPGMRVLEAGTGSGGLTLFLARAVGPMGLVESYERRPPHLAQAEANVRAFWQVENVRFHLGSLEEATLERESFHGVALDLMEPWKVLAKATEALMLDRFLVAYLPNITQVLELVQRAGGLPLRLERVLEVSWREWEIRLPVAHPRFQQVGHTAFLVVFRKWKAS is encoded by the coding sequence ATGGAAGGGGAGCTCTTCCTTCTCAAGGATGGCAAAGGCCGGGCCTTCCTGATCCGCCTCAAGGAGGGTGGGGTTTTCCACCACCACCGGGGCACCGTGCCCCATGAGGCCATCGCCCAAGCGGGCCCAGGGGGAAGGGTCTACACCCACCTGGGGGAGGCCCTCTCCGTCCACCGGCCCACCTTGGAGGAGTACCTCCTCTACATGCGGCGAAGCGCCACCCCCACCTACCCCAAGGATGCCAGCGCCATGGTGACCCTTCTGGACCTGGCCCCGGGGATGCGGGTCCTCGAGGCGGGCACGGGCTCCGGAGGGCTCACCCTTTTCCTGGCCCGGGCGGTGGGGCCTATGGGGCTCGTGGAAAGCTATGAGCGCCGCCCCCCGCACCTGGCCCAGGCGGAGGCCAACGTGCGGGCCTTCTGGCAGGTGGAGAACGTGCGCTTCCACCTGGGAAGCCTGGAGGAGGCCACCCTGGAAAGGGAGAGCTTCCACGGGGTGGCCCTGGACCTCATGGAACCCTGGAAGGTGCTGGCCAAGGCCACGGAGGCCCTCATGCTGGACCGTTTCCTGGTGGCCTACCTCCCCAACATCACCCAGGTGCTGGAGCTGGTGCAAAGGGCCGGGGGCCTACCCCTCAGGCTGGAACGGGTTTTGGAGGTTTCCTGGCGGGAGTGGGAGATAAGGCTGCCCGTGGCCCATCCCCGCTTCCAGCAGGTGGGGCACACGGCCTTTTTGGTGGTGTTTAGGAAATGGAAGGCCTCCTGA
- a CDS encoding DsbA family protein gives MRSWALLLLLGTAWAQIGKPVEGALRGVLPPPGGEVRVEEKNGRLLAVSYTGPLDASFLALLVDRTTGMAFGAPLKEWVGKNAGNLKGQRVSLNLEEAFLLDLVLTEPMRARIGPRETREAALGEDRWVLGEKGPVLRIFSDFQCPFCQRLAREVLPQLKPRALRGELRISYRHFPLKEIHPEALPAAIAAECAGARGAFWPYHDLLMQGRLGDYLGLARSLSLDLKAFASCLKDPQVAQRVEAERALALRLGLRGTPTAFAGPYQTPNPFDLERVLDYLALAR, from the coding sequence ATGAGGAGCTGGGCCCTCCTCCTCCTCCTGGGCACGGCTTGGGCCCAGATTGGCAAACCGGTGGAAGGCGCGCTCCGGGGTGTCCTACCCCCTCCCGGGGGCGAGGTCCGGGTGGAGGAGAAAAACGGCCGCCTCCTGGCGGTGAGCTATACCGGCCCCCTGGACGCCTCCTTTCTGGCCCTGTTGGTGGACAGGACCACGGGGATGGCCTTCGGTGCGCCTCTTAAGGAGTGGGTAGGGAAAAACGCGGGGAACCTTAAGGGGCAACGGGTCAGCCTGAACCTGGAGGAGGCCTTTCTTCTGGACCTGGTCCTCACGGAACCCATGCGGGCCCGGATAGGCCCAAGGGAAACGCGGGAAGCGGCCCTGGGCGAGGACCGCTGGGTGCTAGGGGAAAAGGGCCCCGTGCTCCGCATCTTCTCCGACTTCCAGTGCCCCTTCTGCCAGCGTCTGGCCCGTGAGGTGCTTCCCCAGCTGAAACCCCGGGCCCTCAGGGGGGAGCTTCGGATCAGCTACCGCCACTTCCCCCTCAAGGAGATCCACCCCGAAGCCCTGCCCGCCGCCATCGCCGCGGAGTGCGCCGGGGCGCGAGGGGCTTTCTGGCCCTACCACGACCTCCTGATGCAGGGCCGGCTTGGGGATTACCTGGGCCTGGCCCGCTCCCTCTCCCTGGACCTGAAGGCCTTTGCCAGCTGCCTCAAGGACCCCCAGGTGGCCCAGCGGGTGGAGGCCGAGCGGGCCTTGGCCCTCCGCCTGGGCCTTAGGGGAACCCCCACCGCCTTCGCCGGACCCTACCAAACTCCCAACCCCTTTGACCTGGAAAGGGTCCTGGACTATCTGGCCCTGGCCCGCTAA